The Pseudoxanthomonas suwonensis sequence ACGCGGTCAAGAAAGAGGCAACCACCCGGCCCTCCCAACCTATAGCCTTCACACGCCATCCACCCCGCCTCGGGCAGGGTTCACAAAGCTGAAAACACGGAGCGGTCACATGCGTCAGGGCAAAGAGACCTCGGGGCTGGTGCTGGTCGTCGAGGACAATCGCAACATCTCCGAGATGATCGGCGAATACCTCGAGAGCCGCGGCTTCGAAGTGGACTACGCCGCCGATGGCCTGGACGGCTACCGTCTGGCCGCCGAAAACAGCTACGACGCAGTCGTGCTGGACCTGATGCTGCCGCGCCTGGACGGGATCGAGGTCTGCCGGCGCCTGCGCAGCGACGCTCGCAAGTCCACCCCGGTGCTGATGCTCACTGCCCGCGACACCCTGGACGACAAACTCACCGGCCTGAGCCACGGCGCCGACGACTACCTGACCAAGCCGTTCGCGATCCAGGAGCTGGAAGCCCGGCTGCGCGCGCTGATCCGCCGCGAGCGTCGCCAGGTGGGCTCGGAGGTGCTGACCGTGGCCGATCTGGTGCTCGACCCGGTGAGCATGCGCGTCACCCGCGGCGACGCCGAACTGCAGCTCTCGCCGATCGGGCTGAAGCTGCTGACCATCCTGATGCGCGAATCGCCGCGCGTGGTCAGCCGCCAGGAGATCGAGCGCGAGATCTGGGGCAACAGCCTGCCGGATTCGGACACCCTGCGCAGCCACCTCTACAACCTGCGCAAGGTGATCGACAAGCCGTTCGACCGGCCGCTGCTGCACACCGTACAGAGTGCGGGCTACCGTGTGGCGGACATCGCCCAGCCGGTGGCGGCCAACTGAGCCAGTGGTCCCGGTGGCTTGATGGAGGGGGTAGGGGTGTACCTGGGGTGATGCCGCGATGGCCGCAGCGCAGTGGAAAATCACGCCAGGTCGATCCCTCCCTGCCTACACTCGGCAGCCTCGCTCCACACGCCTTCCCATGCCCCACGGCCTGCCCAGGAAAATCCGGATCGCCTTCATCGTGCAAATGGTGATGGCGAGCCTGGCGATCCTGGTCGCTTTTTACGTGGTCGCCATACTGTTCAAGTTCGGCTTCATCCAGGCCACGCTCCGCGACGAGGCCAGCCACTACTGGCAGCTGTACCAGGCCTCGCCCGCGCAGCCACCGCCCAACAACTTCGCCCTGCGCGGCTACCTGGTCGAGGCCGGCTACTCCAATCTTTCCCTGCCGGCGGGACTGAGGATGCTGGAACCGGGCTTCCACGACCTGGCCGATGACGGCCAGCTGGTCTGGGTCGACCGGCGCGACGCCGGCACGCTCTACCTGGTCTACCTGCGCGAACAGGCCACCCGGGTCGCGCTCTGGTTCGCGGTGCTGCCGGCGATGCTGGCGCTGTTCGCGATCTACGGCGCGACCTGGCTGACCTACAAGGCCTCCAAGCGCATGGTCTCGCCGGTGGCCTGGCTGGCGCGCCTGGTCTCGCGCTGGGACCCGCGCCATCCCGACATCGGCGCGCTCGCGCCGGACCGGCTGCCGGCCGACATGGAGGGCGAGGCGCGGCAGCTGGCGCGCGCGCTGCACGTGCTCGGCGGGCGGGTCGAGGCGCAGCTCGAGCGCGAACGCAACTTCACCCGCGACGCCAGCCACGAGCTGCGCACGCCGCTGACCGTGATCCGCGTCGCCAGCGACATGGCGCTGGAGGAGCCGGAGCTGTCGCAGCGGATGGTCCGCAGCCTGCAGCGCATCCAGCGTTCCGGCCGCGACATGGAGGCGGTGATCGACGCCTTCCTGATCCTGGCGCGCGAATCGGACATCGAGCCGCAGAGCGACTGGTTCCAGGTCTGCGAGGTCGTCCTGGAGGAGGCCGACAGTGCCCGCACCCTGCTCGGCGACAAGCCGGTCGTGCTGGAAGTGCACTGCAACGCCAAGCCCCAGCTGTACGCGCCGCCGCGGGTGCTGCACGTGGTGATCGGCAACCTGCTGCGCAACGCCTGCAGCTACACCGACCGCGGTACGGTGGAGGTGACCGTGGATGCGGACAGCGTCACCGTGCGCGACACCGGCATCGGCATGGCTCCGGACGCCCTGGCCCGGGCGTTCGAGCCGTTCTACCGCGCCGCCCCGGAACGGCCGATGGGGACCGGCCTGGGCCTGTCGATCGTGCGGCGCCTGTGCGAGCGGTTCGGCTGGATGGTGGAGCTGGAAAGCACTTTGGATACCGGCACGGTCGCCCGGGTGCGCTTCGCGGCGCAGCCCGGCGGCGCCGCGAAGTAGCGCGCGCCGCGTCAACCCGGCGCCCGCCTGCGCGTTAGAGTGTGCGCCCCCCTCAAGAATGCGCGCATGAGCCGATCCTCCCGTCCGCAGGCCAACCGTTCCCGCTCCCTGCTGTTCCGCGCCGGGACCGCCATCGCCGTACTGATCCTGCTGGGCGCCGGAATCTGGTTCTGGCGGCAGCACCAGGCCGCCGGCGCCGA is a genomic window containing:
- a CDS encoding sensor histidine kinase: MPHGLPRKIRIAFIVQMVMASLAILVAFYVVAILFKFGFIQATLRDEASHYWQLYQASPAQPPPNNFALRGYLVEAGYSNLSLPAGLRMLEPGFHDLADDGQLVWVDRRDAGTLYLVYLREQATRVALWFAVLPAMLALFAIYGATWLTYKASKRMVSPVAWLARLVSRWDPRHPDIGALAPDRLPADMEGEARQLARALHVLGGRVEAQLERERNFTRDASHELRTPLTVIRVASDMALEEPELSQRMVRSLQRIQRSGRDMEAVIDAFLILARESDIEPQSDWFQVCEVVLEEADSARTLLGDKPVVLEVHCNAKPQLYAPPRVLHVVIGNLLRNACSYTDRGTVEVTVDADSVTVRDTGIGMAPDALARAFEPFYRAAPERPMGTGLGLSIVRRLCERFGWMVELESTLDTGTVARVRFAAQPGGAAK
- a CDS encoding response regulator transcription factor, with the protein product MRQGKETSGLVLVVEDNRNISEMIGEYLESRGFEVDYAADGLDGYRLAAENSYDAVVLDLMLPRLDGIEVCRRLRSDARKSTPVLMLTARDTLDDKLTGLSHGADDYLTKPFAIQELEARLRALIRRERRQVGSEVLTVADLVLDPVSMRVTRGDAELQLSPIGLKLLTILMRESPRVVSRQEIEREIWGNSLPDSDTLRSHLYNLRKVIDKPFDRPLLHTVQSAGYRVADIAQPVAAN